The Acipenser ruthenus chromosome 26, fAciRut3.2 maternal haplotype, whole genome shotgun sequence genomic sequence gcATTATTTCCTCCCATACCTTTCTCTTTTTGTCTCCTCCCAGTTCAAAGTGCTTGCATCTCTTGATAGCCAGCATTCTCTTGGACCTGCAGTTGGGCTCCACACACTCCAACCTTAGCACAATCTTTTTTGTGGTCTTAGCCTACATGGAGAGGGATAAAGGAGTTAAGATTTTTTCCCCTCCCAAAAAACGTGAAGTTTCCTTGGCATCTCATTTAAATGCCTTGCCCAGAAACGACATCAGAAACTAAAATTAGTGAGCACTTCATAATGCAAGGCTTTAGTGTACAGTGTGACGGAATAACAGGCTACAAGCCTCCCAATATTGTAGTAATCATTAATCCATCTATCCTGAATACCATAAAAACCACTGCTGAAATGTAAATACATACTTGCCTGCTTACAATGTATTCCCACCCACTAATCTAAAGAAGCAATGGTGGTGCATGGTTGGTGTATGGGACTATCTTGGAAAGATGTGACAGTACATCAGGTGGAGTTCAAACTAGCTGGCAGCCCAATGCACCGAGAAAGATGCACTGCTTTTAGCTGGTTTCCAGCTGCAACAGCAGAAATCTTTGAAAATGTAGGGGTGATACATGTATAGCAACAATTGATGTGTTGTTAAACTGATCTGCTCCTCACGCAGGAGCAAATTTTAAATTCATGATTGCCGGAAGTATTCAATTAAGTTCTACACACCTTTTTACGGAAGATTGGCTTCGTCTGGCCACCGTAACCGCTCTGCTTTCTGTCGTAACGTCTCTTACCTGGAGgcggcaaaacaaaacaatgagtTTAAAATTACAGCTTCAGAATATTTCTCTGAATGTTGTGGGTTTTTTCTCATTGACAGATTCAACTTAGAAGGGAAAACACAAAGGGATATTTTCCTGACCTAGTAAAGTTGAATCTAAGCTGGCTTGCAGCATCAAACAACTCAACTCTGCCAACCAGTGGTTGAGGCATTTAAAGTGACACTGCACTCTGGATAGAGGCTGTTCTGCAGAAATGTCAAGCCTGAGATGTCAGAGGGGTTACAGCCactgaccccccaccccccccccaccaaaaaaaaccccaaaaacacacagcacTATGCTTTCCACATTTCTTTGGCAGAAGTAGCATGTGGGGGAAAAAATAGGAGTATAGACACTCGTGCTTACCCTGGGCGTACAGAGAGTCcttccccttcttgtactgggtAACTTTGTGGGGCTGGTGCTTCTTGCACTTCCTGCAGTAGGTCCTGCGGGTTTTTGGCACGTTCACCTAAATAACAGACATACAACACTTACTTTTTGGAAGCCTTCCTAAAAGAGTGCTCCATCAGTGTAATGCAGAAGTGGTATATAGGCCTACACAAGTCACAGAAAATAAGTTGACAGCATTGTGTTACTAAAAAGTATCAGGTATTGTTGATGCAGTGCGTCTATCAAAAGCAAAAATGAGTGTCATTAGATTTCTACTACTTGAATCCTAACGACCATGCTTCGGATTTTCACCAAAACTTGACAATGCTGCTGATGTTCCAGTAAAACGTATAGGGTCTACATTTACAATACAAATCACTAACAGCAGTGTGTCATGGGAGGTCTCCGTAATGGATTCCCGACTCCCTTCCTCATCACAACCAACCACAGAGCACACATGGCTCAATATCTCGAAGACATTAACCGAAAACCTCCAATAAATAAACACGTACCAGTTAACTCATTAAAAACAGTTAATAAACTGTTTCGGGAAACAGCTCTCGTTTAAAACGGACTTGATCAGATAAATATTACCGTGTAAACAAGACAGGA encodes the following:
- the LOC131701667 gene encoding large ribosomal subunit protein eL42 gives rise to the protein MVNVPKTRRTYCRKCKKHQPHKVTQYKKGKDSLYAQGKRRYDRKQSGYGGQTKPIFRKKAKTTKKIVLRLECVEPNCRSKRMLAIKRCKHFELGGDKKRKGQVIQF